The window GCAATGTGGAAAAGTCCAAATGGAACCATTAGAAACATTTTGAATGGTATGACAAGTTGGTTTCTTGAAGCTCAATGCCCACTAAAAGTGTAATATTCATGAACTTTTGCATAAATGTTCTTCCTTTTGCTcctcctttttttccttttcaaggGACTGTATTTAGAGAGCCGATTATATGCAGAAATATACCAAGGCTTGTGTCAGGTACATACCAAAATAAATTGCATACTTCTAGTATATACCTCGATTCTACATCTTGCTTTCCTCTTCATTATTTCTCTACTTCTCCCTCATTCATTGTACCTTGATAGGGTGGTCAAAGCCCATATGCATTGGAAGGCATGCTTTTGGTGATCAATACCGAGCCACAGACACAGTTATTAAAGGACCTGGCAAACTGAAATTGATATTTGGTATGTTCAAATGACTTCATTGTTGAATGTCCTAAACACTGAATTAGTTCTTCAGTCCATACATGCCAGGCAAGATTGTAAATTAatataatattcatgaacaagcTTACTACTTAGTTTGACAAGAGCTTGTTTATATACATTTAATAGTATAAAGTATATAATATAATGAGCTTAGCTTGTTAACGTTCATTAACAAAGCTTGTGAATAATTAGTTAACAAACTTATTATCAATTTATATCAATATTGATTATGCTGttaattatttttcattcaaaTACATTAAAAATATAATACTATATGAATTTTCTACCACAtgtaaaaaaaatggaaaaactaTACAAGTTTTATTTATTAATGATGTTTGCACTTTGCAAGTGAGTTCAATAAAAAACTAGAACTTGCTTGCACTTGGTCAAACTCAGTTCGGTTCTTTTTTCAGATCCTTTTTTCAAGTATATGAGTAAGGCATGTAGCACATAACAGTTGGTTACCAGCGGTGCTTCTCGTACGGCAAGAGTGTGGTTAACAATTGGGTGGTCTTGACCTCTTCCCTTGACCACAAGACAGTTATTcctcttttagaataaaaattGTTCACTCACCTCTGGAACCCAAAAAGTTACCTACAGACTGGATTCTTGAGGAATTGTTATACTATACATTACTGAATTTAGATTATTAACGTCCTCTTGATTTCAGTTTGTACATGTTGCCTTTGCAGATGAATTCAATGTTATGCCTATTGGTCTTAGTGTAAGGCATTTCTCATTTACTTCTTGTCAATGTAGTTTAAGAAATGATAAATGCTCTTTGCATTAATTTTTTTGTTCAGAATATTTTCAGGATAAAACATTTTTGCTCGTCTCATTTACCGTTTATACCCCTAATGCTAAGTATAACTTGACATCAAAATCACTTCTAAATATTTGTCCTTCCAGttcattgtggtggattcatATACTTGGTATAGGAATAACCTTCTTTGTTTTTTATTCACTTGGACAATCCAACAAGCAGTTGACCATACAAATAGGAGATGCCACATCTATCTGACTATAATATTAATTCATTTATGTATATGTTTCTGGACTCCGCTtcattgtttcttttattttgccCAGAGGGAAAAGAGGAGCAAATTGAGCTAGAAGTGTTTAAGTTCACAGGTGCTGGTGGGGTGGCACTGTCTATGTATAATACTGATGAGGTAATACATCATAGCTACAAATTTTTGCATGTTTATATATGAGTTTAAGTATATTCTGATTCCTCATCTTTCATGAATTGTGTAGTCAATTCGTGCTTTCGCTGAGGCTTCAATGAACACAGCTTACCAGAAAAGGTGGCCACTTTACCTTAGCACTAAGAACACAATTCTCAAAAAGTATGATGGAAGGTATGAGGTTGTTGCTCCTGCAATAGTGTGATAATTTGATGTTTGTGAAGTTTGTTGGCCTAAACATTCTTGCAACACAGGTTTAAGGACATATTTCAAGAGGTGTATGAGGCTCAATGGAAATCTAAGTTTGAGGCTGCTGAAATATGGTTAGTTATAGACATGGCCTTGGTAACTCATCTTTATAAAGAGTTCATTCAGATAATCTTTTGCAGGTATGAACATCGCTTGATAGATGATATGGTTGCTTATGCTCTTAAGAGTGATGGGGGTTATGTATGGGCTTGTAAGAACTATGATGGAGATGTGCAAAGTGATTTCTTGGCTCAAGGTAGGAACACCAACTATTTCTTGAGAAAGTTTCTTTTTTTGGTTAACTAGATTATGGAAAATATTTCATAACTACTTGATTCTTTTTCTGCAGGTTTCGGGTCCCTGGGATTGATGACGTCAGTGCTGGTATTTATAcaataattttatagttttattgCTACAGTTTTTTTGACTATTAGTTTTTTgcatttaaaataatttgaagaaTCACGTATACAGTAGATTTAGTAACAGGAAGACGTATAGAACTCTTAATAAAGAAGAATCGAATAACATCTGGCAGTTTTTCTAAATTCAGATGTGCCCAGATGGCAAAACTATTGAGGCTGAAGCTGCACATGGCACTGTTACTCGTCACTATCGGGTACACCAGAAAGGGGGAGAAACCAGCACAAACAGCATTGCTTCAATTTATGCATGGACACGAGGGCTTGCTCACAGGTGTGCAAGTCTCTTTTCTATGCGAAGGAGATAACTGTGTCATTAGAAACATACCATTTATCTTTAAGTTGTTTGCCCGTGCTAATCAGATTTATGTGGACATTAGCTATATCACAACAATCCGTCTTAGATCTTTTCGGTTATTCATGGGTCATGTCTTCTTCGTTAGCAATAATGCTATATCCCGTAAGGATCTCTGACAAGATTTAGTTGATTTTCTAACAGGGCAAAGCTAGATAATAATGCTGCATTGCTCGATTTCACACAAAAACTTGAGACCTCTTGCATTGGAGTTGTTGAATCTGGGAAAATGACTAAAGATCTTGCTCTTCTTGTTCATGGACCCAAGTATTACACTCATAATTCCAACAGTTTTTGAAGTAAAATTACTTTGAAACAAATTGATAATGCTAATTTTGCTCCTTTTTCTTTTAGGGTTACTCGAGATATGTATTTGAACACGCAAGAGTTTATTGATGCAGTTGCAACAGAGCTCAGAGGAAGACTTTGTAGCAAATCAAAGTTGTAAACCCATTCTTTGCCATCTGAGATTAGACAAAAATAACTTAGTTGCACTTTCCATTGATTCAGGAAAAATTTATGGTTAGATCTCAGTATCCCTTCTTCTGACCTGTTTCTCCTGATGcctagttaatttcttattttgcaTTATATCAGTTGCAGTTGCAGGCCCGAATAAATTGATACCGGATGTACCTCACTATCACGCTAAAGCAATAACGTGCAGTTTAATATGCAAGTGAACAAAATGAATATTCGCTATTTCCCTGGTTCAAGGACGTCTGATGGTAATCTTTATGTTGTATAAACTTGAGTGTTGCACTCACGTGGCTGCGGTTCGAAGTTTGTTCTTGGTCATGCCACTCTGGAAAAAGAACTTTAATGGTGATCTTTATGTTATATAATTAGAGTGTTGGACTCATCTGATTGTGGTGCCAAGTCTTTTGGTCATGTAAACTGCATCTGCAACACAATTAGTCTTGCAATCACAAATTGCACCTTATAGGTCTAAATGGTTTAATCTATTCCACGAGCTTCCCGTTGGAAGATAAAATGGAGATTTTATTTATATCCTTTTCGTCTTGTAGATATTTAAGCACAGGATAATCAAAACATGCAAATTTGTGTCAAAAGGGAAAAATATCATGTTAGTCTGTCATCTATTAAATCtattttgaatttctattaaagttCCGTTGGTAATTGATTTGCATTGTACTTGCAAATCAATGCTCTAATCGCCAATGTTAtttaaacaaacaaaaaatattGTGGTTGTTAGCTTGCTGCGCAAACAAAGGCGGCAACGCTGTTGGCTACGGCGTCTTTGAGGCATTACTGCGAACGCAATTAAGCAAAGCAGCGAGTGATGCCGTAATGGAGGACCTTCTGACGGAGACGCCGCCGTCCTCTCGATTCTTCCAAGAAGACCTTGACCATTTCTCTGCTTCTCCTCCGCCTCTTCCTCCGCCCCTTCTCCTCCTGATCCCCAGCTTCAACCTGGACCACCCCCATCCTCCCTCCTCCTCATCTTTCTCTCGGACCCCTCCCTCGTAGTTCTCCACCGGATTCCCCGCAAGGCCCTCATCAGTTCCCTAATCCTGCCGGAGACTTCCCTCGCTGGTAATTCACTAGAACCTTCCCCACGCGACCAATCTTGCTACATATATGCCGGAGAAAATCTAGTCCTCGTCGCTGTTCAGTTCCCTCTTGCAGCCGCGAGGACCCGTGCCGTTGCAAAATTGTTGCTTGGGGGAATCCAGGCGAAGAGAGTTTTGATCTTGGGCTCAATCCGGAGCCAGAACTACAGGGGGAGGTTGGATGTGGACGAAACCCTAGCTTTTAAGTTGGAGACGGTAGAGGAGAGAAATTCCGAGCACATCTGGTGCGAGGACTGGATTACTTGCCGTCTGGGAGTGTGATGGATGGTCTAGGGGCTGTCATAATTGCAGAATGCCAGATGAGGAGGATAAAGGGCATGCTGGTGGCGACATGCCCGGCTAATGGTTGATCTACTGTGTTGCCGATCATTCGGTGATTGATGAAGGATTTAGGAATTCTTAGTAGTCTGATAGCAATTATGAGTTTGTTGCTGGATACCCAGTTCTTCTCAATATGATTCAGATCTGTATACCTGATGACTAGGTATTTTCTTTAGCTCATCTATTTCATAGGAACTTAAGTATTCATATTTGATTTAGCTAGATGAACACCCACATCTTTATTAAGTAGTTCTGTAGTAGTATATGGACTTGTGGGTTCCTGCTCATTGCGCTCATTTGCAGCTAATTCAGAATTTGACTTTTTCTTATTTAAAAACTGGATTCTTTTAAATTTGCAAAAACAGTGGAACTTGCTATCTTAGTTAGGGAAATCTTTTATATGATAAATGCAACGTTAAAAGAAATAGCTACTCAAGCTTTTTATCATGGCAATGCCTATCTATGTATGCTTCATTGGATTAGCCACTGTTGAGACTCTGATTAAATTTCTCCTCTGTAACAATTAGAAACGGTTGTTTGACCAAAGTCATGATTACGCTGGCACAACTCTTCTATATTGTCTCCATCATGGATTGAAGTGGGTAAGTGAGTGAATGGACTAATATAGGCTCCTATAGCTCATGTTTTATCTGCCAATTTGAGCGGATCAAGGAGGGATGGCTGTTTATGCTGATTTGGTTCTTAAACACTTTACATTACATCCATCCATCGTATCAGCAATCCTTCTAATTTCATCCATCCATTCTTTTGTTTGCCCTTCCAAGTAGATGGTTATCAGTTTGATAACTTGTCCAAATGACAGTATGATGCTAATCTAGGAAATGATGTGCTAGCTAACGTATCAGAAAGTGTGATGTCGGATCCATTGTCATTGGTTTTGGCATGCTTATCCTGAATTCTCTAGTAGTTAACATTTTGACGGAGCACTTGGAATTCAAGGCACCAAAGACCATTAATGCTTGACTGAAGAAAGACATTATGGCTTTaaatgttttaattatgtttGATTTTTTAACAGTCACTGAACAATACATTTAATCAAAATGCTTGCTATAATTCTTTAGATTCTATGCATAAACAATAGTTATCTTAAAATATAGAAGCTTTTTATGAGATTAAACTGATTCATTTTCCTACAAAAGTAAATTGATCAATTTTGGAATCTCAAATCACACTAAAAATGCTGTTGGTGGATCCATCTGACATACATAAGAGATAGATTAGAGAAAGAACTGAGCATCGCTTACCATCTAACTGAACATTATTTACTTGTATTATTCTGACAATACTTGGGTTTGATTCGTAAgactcttttatatttctttcaACCAACAACTGGCAACCATGTAGTTGCAAAATTTTTAAGGGGCACTTTGCCTCTCTTGCCACTCACTTGAGCACCCTCTGATAATACTGGGCTAAATTGTTCCATCACATGAGCAACATAAGAATATGCTTAGCAAAAGCATGTTGCTTATCAATTGCTAGCCTTAGGTACGTCTCCATGGAGTTACATGAATAGATTGTTTCTTGTTATAAACTTAAAAGATGGTGCTACGATTTAGTATGCTTCACTTTAATTGTTTGTTTCACCTTGAAGGTTCTGTTTCCTTCAAGATTACAAGGGAATTTAGTTTATATTCATATGGCCATGTAACTCTTTCATTTGTTTCCTCCAGGTACTTGTTTATGGTAATTATTGTCCTTGTGTATCTGCGCCTCATTGTGAAAGTTGCTTTTTGTTTCAGACAAATTTGTTATACGTGGATGGATGCTTACTTTCAAGAGCTCGTGCTATTTAACATTCTTGACATTTTACTTTCATGTCCCAAAGGCTCTGGTTGAT is drawn from Zingiber officinale cultivar Zhangliang chromosome 1B, Zo_v1.1, whole genome shotgun sequence and contains these coding sequences:
- the LOC122051877 gene encoding cytosolic isocitrate dehydrogenase [NADP]-like, whose amino-acid sequence is MDLRKIKVANPIVEMDGDEMTRVIWRLIKEKLVFPFLELDIKYFDLGLPNRDATNDRVTIESAEATLKYNVAIKCATITPDETRVKEFNLKAMWKSPNGTIRNILNGTVFREPIICRNIPRLVSGWSKPICIGRHAFGDQYRATDTVIKGPGKLKLIFEGKEEQIELEVFKFTGAGGVALSMYNTDESIRAFAEASMNTAYQKRWPLYLSTKNTILKKYDGRFKDIFQEVYEAQWKSKFEAAEIWYEHRLIDDMVAYALKSDGGYVWACKNYDGDVQSDFLAQGFGSLGLMTSVLMCPDGKTIEAEAAHGTVTRHYRVHQKGGETSTNSIASIYAWTRGLAHRAKLDNNAALLDFTQKLETSCIGVVESGKMTKDLALLVHGPKVTRDMYLNTQEFIDAVATELRGRLCSKSKL